The region AATAAAGTTCTCAAATATCTACAAAAGGAACGGAAACACGCTTTCAAAGCAACCTATAAGCTATTAACCCACGAAAAATTTGCCCGGTTCAAACAGCACTGCCAAGACTGGCTGGACCGCCCCCAACTTACTGTCCTAGGGAGCCTGGCGATCGCCGATGTCTTAGCGGATTTACTGTTACCTCAACTGGCGGAATTTTTCCTTCACCCCGGTTGGTTAGTGGGTACGGAAATCGTCCCCAATCCCGATGGCATGGCCCAGGCCCAACAACGTCGTTGTATTTCCCTGAGTCCGCCCGCCATTGAAATCCTATTGGATGGGGAAGAACTAGTTCTGCACGATCTACGCAAGCAAGCAAAACGCATCCGTTACCAGATGGAGTTATTCAGCGACTACTACGGACAGGAATATCAAGAATTGTTAGCCAAGGTGAAAATAACCCAGGAAATTTTGGGTAGCTTACAGGACAGTTTCGTCTTGAGGGCCATGGTGGAGCAATACCTTGATGTGGATCTAAAAAAACTCTGTCCCCAATGGAATGCCATTTTCCACGGCGATCGCCTGGGATATTGGGACCAATGGCAACCAATACAGAGCCAGTTTATTGATTCTGGGTACCGTCACCAATGCCGGCAACTAGTGCAAAACCCTCTCGTAAAAAGTGACCAGTCAACTTCTAGTGACTTTTAAAGTTTATTCCTGATAGTTTCTCCAACGGAAAAAGCAATTATCTTCACTTCAGGTTAGGGAATGGGTGATGGTCTGAAGACGCGGTTATGTTCAAGGCACTCTTTAGCATGTATGGTTTAGCTTCTTCTGAAATCTGGGCTGCCACTACAATTAATCTAGGGGTACCAGTCCCTCTGCCAAAGGAAAGTCCATAACTAACAACGACAATATTCGCCTAGAGCAGATCTCCGAAGATCTTGAAGCTCAAAGACATAGCTTGAATGAACAGGGGCAACGCTTAGACCGAATTGAAACGATTCTTACTAACCTAGTGACGGAAATTAAAATCTATGACAGCAAACTAGATACTTACCAGAAAGCTTCCCAGCAGACTGTCAATATTGCCTTTGGCCTTTTGGCTACCTCAGCCCTAGCCATAATCATTCCCGCCGTTCTCAACCGTTAGGGTTGTGGGGTTGGACTAGAACTCCATGGAGTTGCCATGGGAAAAACTCCCTTCCAAATCAAGGATTAGTAGGCTTCACTTCTGTTCCCCCATTCTTTGCCAACTCAGAAAGCCCGAAAGTTCCGCAATCCCAGAACGATCAGGTAGAAAAAACGTACTTAAATTTACAATGGCTCGGGGCGGATTTGAACCGCCGACCTTGGGCTTATGAGTCCCCTGCTCTAACCAACTGAGCTACCAAGCCTTGTCTGTTTCTTCAACGGACAGTTAACAACTATACACTAAATTCACAGCATGGCAAAATAATTTTTATGGGCTGTCGGGTACGGTGGCCAAAAGTTCGGGGGTGAGGGACACTTGGCTGAAATATTGTTTTTGGAATTGTTCTTCTGCAATTAAAGTTTCAATTTGCCGGACCAAAGCTTTCGGCCAGGCACTGCCGGGGGTTAACGCTGGGCTGTGCTCCTTGATCAGAATCAGAATTTGACTAGCTAAGCCATGGCTAAAATCCCATTGTTTTTGCAAGCTGAGGGGAGAAAGTTCGGCTGTTTTTCGTCCATGCCATTGTTCTTCTAACTGGGCCACTAAGGCAGTGGGACATTGGGGTAGAAAATGATAGGCCAGCACTAGGGGTTGTTGGGCGGCGATCGCGTGTTGGTAAGCCCGGCGTAATTCTGACCAACTACTGGGACAGGTACGGAGAACATGACCTTGGGGAGAAAGACCATTGTCTGGGCAATGGGGGGAACGGCGGTCAATTAAATTAGAACTAGTTTGGCTAGGGGTAATCCCTTGGGGTTGATGTAAACGAAAATCGATCAGACGCACTTCATAACGCCGATCGTAGGTGTTAAAGTCCAATTCCACCACCAAATCTAACGGTTCATTTTGGGGCAGTTCATCGGGATGGTGACCCCACCAGACCCCAGGGCATTGAATGATTTGACCATCGCCATCGGTTTGAGGTGGATATTCCGTCAGCCAAAAATTAGTTTTGAGATAGGACACCTTATTGCCGGTGCGGTCTTTGATGTTGCGAAAGCTGGGCCGCTCGACTTGTACTTTTTCTAGTAGTAGTTGGGGGGCGGGATTGCCCATGCCATAGGGTTCCAGCAAATTAAATTCCCGGAATAGGTCCTGTCCTAAATCTGCCACTGTGACCTGGAGGTCCACTGACAAAATGGGATCTAAACTAATTTGGGCTCCATAGCTTTGCCAAAACTGTTGATTAACTGCTTCCGTGAACAACGGCAATTTATCCAGCGGTAAGCTCAAGCCAGCGGCAAAGGGATGACCCCCAAAGCCCAACATTAAATGTCGTTGACTGTGCAGTAGGGCATAGAGGTCAATGTTGGCCACAGAACGGGCTGAACCCTTGGCAATTTCCCCATCTTGGGTGTTGAGCAAAATGGCCGGACGGCCACAGGTTTG is a window of Synechocystis sp. PCC 7338 DNA encoding:
- a CDS encoding CHAD domain-containing protein produces the protein METAAHTFGKLAIFAFGKHTEKIFKYAPRVLKDQDPEDLHQLRVGVRRLRTAIVGFEAAVQLPKGLTEGRVGKIGKRLGVQRDNDVLQEILLSKYLPHLPKNEQGYLNKVLKYLQKERKHAFKATYKLLTHEKFARFKQHCQDWLDRPQLTVLGSLAIADVLADLLLPQLAEFFLHPGWLVGTEIVPNPDGMAQAQQRRCISLSPPAIEILLDGEELVLHDLRKQAKRIRYQMELFSDYYGQEYQELLAKVKITQEILGSLQDSFVLRAMVEQYLDVDLKKLCPQWNAIFHGDRLGYWDQWQPIQSQFIDSGYRHQCRQLVQNPLVKSDQSTSSDF